In Saccharomonospora marina XMU15, one genomic interval encodes:
- a CDS encoding acyl-CoA dehydrogenase family protein: MSSRVLPIDVMRVSPDLEPLRSEVRAFLDSEIRRGAFTPQCDSWLTGWDEPFSRRLAEQGWVGMTIPRRYGGQGRTVLDRQVVLEELLAAGAPVAAHWIADRQTAPSLLRYGSEQQRAEFLPEIAAGRCYFAIGMSEPDSGSDLASVRTRAVRVAGGWRLTGTKVWTSGAHRAQWFFVLARSAPDSGERHAGLSQFIVNLRAEGVTVRPIRLLTGEHEFNEVRLDGVFVPDRYVLGEIGSGWGQVTSELGYERSGPERLLTTFPLLAALVSEVRRRADRDPAAVVEIGALTSRLLTLRQLSLSVAGVLAAGKPADVAAALVKDLGTRFEQEVAERARILADEMLDPDAAPGTFTGHLVRGLLHSPGYTLRGGTNEVLRGVVAKALERA; the protein is encoded by the coding sequence ATGAGTAGCCGTGTTCTACCGATAGATGTGATGCGGGTTTCGCCGGACCTGGAACCGCTCCGGTCCGAGGTACGTGCGTTTCTCGATTCCGAGATCCGGCGAGGTGCGTTCACCCCCCAATGTGATTCCTGGTTGACCGGCTGGGATGAGCCGTTCTCGCGGCGGCTGGCTGAGCAGGGGTGGGTTGGCATGACCATTCCGCGCCGGTACGGCGGCCAGGGACGGACGGTGCTGGATCGGCAAGTGGTACTTGAAGAGCTCCTCGCCGCGGGGGCCCCGGTGGCGGCGCACTGGATCGCTGACCGCCAGACCGCCCCCTCGCTGTTGCGCTACGGCAGCGAACAGCAGCGGGCGGAGTTCCTGCCTGAGATCGCGGCGGGACGCTGCTACTTCGCCATCGGCATGAGCGAACCGGACAGCGGCTCCGACTTGGCTTCCGTGCGGACACGAGCGGTCAGAGTGGCTGGCGGTTGGCGGCTGACCGGGACGAAGGTGTGGACCAGCGGAGCACATCGGGCGCAGTGGTTCTTCGTGCTCGCCAGAAGCGCACCGGATTCCGGAGAGCGGCACGCCGGGCTGAGCCAGTTCATCGTGAACCTGCGTGCCGAGGGTGTCACCGTACGGCCGATCCGGCTGCTCACCGGTGAGCACGAGTTCAACGAGGTACGGCTGGACGGAGTGTTCGTCCCGGATCGGTATGTGCTGGGTGAGATCGGCAGCGGTTGGGGCCAGGTCACCTCTGAGCTGGGTTATGAACGCAGCGGACCGGAACGCCTGCTCACCACCTTCCCCCTGCTGGCCGCGCTCGTCTCCGAGGTACGCCGACGCGCGGACCGAGACCCGGCGGCGGTCGTCGAGATCGGCGCGCTCACGTCCCGCCTGCTCACCCTGCGGCAGTTGTCGTTGTCTGTCGCAGGAGTGCTCGCGGCGGGCAAACCCGCCGACGTGGCCGCCGCGCTGGTCAAGGATCTGGGCACCCGGTTCGAACAGGAGGTGGCCGAGCGGGCGCGGATACTCGCCGACGAGATGCTGGATCCGGACGCGGCGCCGGGCACGTTCACCGGCCACCTTGTTCGCGGTCTGCTTCATTCCCCCGGATACACCCTGCGCGGTGGCACCAACGAGGTGCTGCGCGGGGTCGTCGCCAAGGCGTTGGAGCGCGCATGA
- a CDS encoding LLM class flavin-dependent oxidoreductase yields the protein MRGRTRFGRYCGTPAGTLSWSTEAGLDQLTDVRSKFMKEILFYLPAVGSYDQMKKGFAGVNDKNYQNMLFQITKQAQLADDLGYWGVAFTEHHFHIEGFEESNNPILLDLYIAMQTQRIKVGQMANVLPFQNPIRLAEDLAMLDQMTRGRSFVGIARGYQKRWADVLGQTYHVGATFSDKSERDVANRKRFNEHWEIMKALWSERTTSLKTENWQVPPPGIDFNHEAVNAYGGGQDKQGVITEVGIAPKPYQKPWPQVFQPFSFSEESFRFCAREGIVPIVMNTNDEVISRLLDVYQEEAEAAGRGAFKRGQGVGIFRDVLVSRDADEAHYWARRGNGFIFPNWFGPMGFSEVMRNPGETGQIGSDYDTLCERGFEFVGTPDDINRQIEKLVSQHDPEYLLQWQYPGPIPHDVQMRSIELWASEIAPNWL from the coding sequence TTGAGGGGGCGCACGAGATTCGGGCGGTATTGCGGGACCCCAGCGGGAACCCTTTCGTGGTCTACCGAAGCCGGGCTTGACCAGTTAACCGATGTGAGGAGTAAGTTTATGAAGGAGATTTTGTTCTACCTGCCAGCCGTGGGTAGTTATGACCAGATGAAGAAGGGCTTCGCTGGGGTCAACGACAAGAACTACCAGAACATGCTCTTCCAGATCACCAAGCAGGCGCAACTGGCTGACGATCTCGGGTACTGGGGCGTCGCGTTTACCGAGCACCATTTCCACATCGAAGGCTTCGAGGAGTCGAACAACCCGATCCTGCTCGATCTGTACATCGCGATGCAGACACAGCGGATCAAGGTCGGGCAGATGGCGAACGTGCTGCCGTTCCAGAATCCGATTCGGCTGGCCGAGGACCTCGCGATGCTCGACCAGATGACGCGCGGACGCTCCTTCGTCGGGATCGCCAGGGGGTATCAGAAGCGGTGGGCGGACGTGCTCGGGCAGACGTACCACGTCGGCGCCACGTTCTCCGACAAGTCGGAACGTGATGTGGCCAACCGCAAGCGGTTCAACGAGCACTGGGAGATCATGAAGGCGTTGTGGAGCGAGCGCACGACGTCTCTGAAGACCGAGAACTGGCAGGTTCCGCCACCGGGAATCGATTTCAATCACGAAGCGGTGAACGCGTATGGGGGCGGGCAGGACAAGCAGGGTGTGATCACCGAGGTCGGCATCGCCCCGAAACCGTATCAGAAGCCGTGGCCGCAGGTGTTCCAGCCGTTCAGCTTCAGCGAGGAGTCCTTCCGGTTCTGTGCTCGTGAGGGCATCGTCCCAATCGTGATGAACACCAATGACGAGGTCATTTCTCGGTTGCTGGACGTGTATCAGGAGGAGGCCGAGGCGGCGGGTCGGGGGGCGTTCAAGCGCGGCCAGGGGGTAGGCATTTTCCGCGATGTGCTGGTGTCACGAGACGCCGACGAGGCCCATTACTGGGCCCGGCGCGGTAATGGTTTCATCTTCCCGAACTGGTTCGGGCCGATGGGCTTTTCCGAAGTGATGCGCAATCCCGGCGAGACCGGCCAGATCGGGTCCGACTACGACACTCTGTGTGAGCGTGGGTTCGAGTTCGTCGGTACGCCCGACGACATCAACCGCCAGATCGAGAAGTTGGTGTCGCAGCACGACCCTGAGTATCTGCTGCAGTGGCAGTACCCAGGACCGATTCCGCACGACGTGCAGATGCGCAGCATCGAGCTGTGGGCCTCCGAGATCGCTCCGAACTGGCTGTGA
- a CDS encoding VOC family protein: protein MLVRVAGNNLFPQVKPRPNSRDRTNGVFVSDSKCDLRSILLPASDLESSLAFYRDGLGLGVRMRDRDDYAELSAGSIKLALAIPADHPVPESALPVFRSEDVSVAVSRLLAAGATVLSGPVEGAHEIRAVLRDPSGNPFVVYRSRA from the coding sequence GTGCTCGTCCGCGTGGCGGGTAACAATCTGTTTCCACAGGTGAAACCTCGGCCCAACTCGCGAGATCGGACGAATGGAGTGTTTGTGTCTGATTCGAAGTGTGATTTGCGGTCTATCCTGCTCCCCGCGTCCGATTTGGAAAGTTCGTTGGCCTTTTATCGAGATGGATTGGGGCTCGGTGTCCGGATGCGGGATCGGGACGACTATGCCGAACTCTCCGCCGGGTCGATAAAGCTCGCCTTGGCGATTCCGGCTGACCATCCGGTGCCGGAGTCGGCGTTGCCGGTGTTCCGGAGCGAGGACGTCTCGGTTGCGGTGTCCCGGCTGCTGGCGGCCGGTGCGACGGTGTTGTCCGGGCCGGTTGAGGGGGCGCACGAGATTCGGGCGGTATTGCGGGACCCCAGCGGGAACCCTTTCGTGGTCTACCGAAGCCGGGCTTGA